One window of Paenibacillus sp. FSL K6-3182 genomic DNA carries:
- a CDS encoding helix-turn-helix transcriptional regulator gives MNRETRLQALSSFLKSKRAKIMPEDVGFPIGTRRRTPGLRREEVAQLAGVSTTWYTWLEQGRDIQVSASVLDCVAAALQLNDDEREYLYALALGSGYSALPINEEQTEITPSLKRILKELRFCPTIISDRRCQIVGWNEAASHVFMDFDQIPAEQRNMIELLFTRKEFRRLAGNWEHFVGGFLAIFRAYYGQYVQDDWYERFIDEMKRSHPEFQYLWEQSQVSSAPDVLLEFRHARVGKMLFHLTSFQVKGNTDLRCSVYTPAPETSTEAKLRRLMGGQD, from the coding sequence ATTAATCGAGAGACGAGACTACAAGCATTATCATCCTTTCTAAAATCAAAGCGTGCCAAAATCATGCCGGAGGACGTTGGTTTCCCTATTGGAACACGGCGGAGAACACCTGGTTTACGACGTGAGGAGGTCGCTCAGCTTGCTGGCGTTAGCACAACTTGGTATACCTGGCTAGAACAAGGCAGAGATATTCAAGTATCGGCGTCTGTTCTGGATTGTGTTGCGGCGGCTCTGCAGTTAAATGACGACGAACGGGAATACTTGTACGCCCTCGCCCTCGGTTCCGGCTATAGCGCGCTGCCTATTAATGAGGAGCAGACCGAAATTACGCCCTCTTTAAAAAGAATTTTAAAGGAGCTCCGCTTCTGTCCAACCATAATATCGGATCGGCGCTGCCAAATCGTCGGTTGGAACGAGGCCGCCTCGCATGTGTTTATGGACTTTGACCAAATTCCAGCTGAACAGCGAAATATGATTGAATTATTGTTCACAAGGAAAGAATTCCGTAGGCTAGCGGGAAATTGGGAGCATTTTGTAGGAGGATTTCTAGCTATCTTTCGCGCCTATTACGGTCAATATGTGCAGGATGATTGGTACGAGCGGTTTATTGATGAAATGAAACGAAGCCATCCGGAGTTTCAATATCTTTGGGAGCAAAGCCAGGTCAGCTCTGCTCCAGATGTATTGCTGGAATTTCGACATGCACGAGTCGGAAAGATGTTGTTTCATCTGACCTCATTTCAAGTAAAGGGAAATACCGATCTACGATGCAGCGTCTATACGCCTGCACCTGAAACATCAACCGAAGCTAAACTTCGCAGACTAATGGGCGGACAAGATTAG
- a CDS encoding ATP-binding cassette domain-containing protein, translating into MRLEGRNLGWRYADGPWLFKDFSISIQSGEVVGLIGPSGSGKTSLGRLLAGYLNPIAGEVSVDGRSKSNKGSDPVQMIFQHPERAVNPRWRMAKTMTEGWSPDAALLEALGIKEQWLRRYPNELSGGELQRCCIARALGPDTKFLIADEMTTMLDAITQAQIWHKMLEIVRARQMGLLIISHDHALVNKICNRTISFPSER; encoded by the coding sequence ATGCGACTTGAAGGAAGGAATCTCGGCTGGCGTTATGCGGACGGTCCTTGGTTGTTTAAAGATTTTAGCATTTCGATACAGTCAGGAGAGGTCGTCGGCCTTATTGGACCTAGCGGCAGCGGAAAAACGTCGTTAGGCCGGTTATTGGCTGGTTATTTGAACCCTATTGCAGGAGAGGTGTCGGTTGATGGACGGAGTAAGAGTAATAAAGGCTCTGATCCTGTCCAAATGATTTTTCAGCATCCAGAGCGCGCGGTTAATCCAAGATGGCGGATGGCAAAAACAATGACAGAAGGATGGTCCCCGGATGCTGCGCTGCTTGAAGCGTTAGGCATTAAGGAGCAGTGGCTGCGTCGTTATCCAAATGAGCTGTCAGGTGGAGAGCTCCAGCGCTGCTGTATTGCGAGAGCTCTCGGACCAGATACCAAATTTCTCATCGCAGATGAAATGACGACGATGCTTGATGCAATTACGCAGGCGCAAATATGGCATAAGATGCTTGAAATTGTCCGTGCTCGTCAAATGGGCTTGCTCATCATTAGTCATGATCATGCGCTTGTAAACAAAATTTGCAATCGAACGATTTCATTTCCAAGCGAACGCTAA
- a CDS encoding ABC transporter permease — protein sequence MNQLTILQKPAARKRSNERRRMLISAIGAALLLVSIGIGSWLLDSSALSVQLNNRNLPPSITHLFGTDWLGRDMLSRTVKGLALSIQVGLLGSISSVLIAAMMGLMAATLGKTADRIVSWLIDVFLSVPHLVLLILIAFVCGGGLKGVAIGIMLTHWPSLARVIRAEAMQLMSAEYVLVARKLGRSRLSVAARHLAPHLFPQLLVGFLLLFPHAVLHEAAITFLGLGMSPHQPAIGIILSESMRYLSTGMWWLAVFPGLGLLLTVRAFDKLGNHLRLLIDPRNAQL from the coding sequence ATGAATCAGCTTACGATTTTACAGAAACCAGCTGCTCGGAAGCGTTCAAACGAACGGCGACGAATGCTTATATCGGCAATAGGTGCAGCGCTTCTGCTTGTAAGCATCGGCATAGGCAGCTGGCTTCTTGATTCATCGGCACTTTCAGTTCAGCTGAATAATCGGAACTTGCCTCCGTCGATAACTCATTTGTTCGGAACCGATTGGCTGGGGAGGGATATGCTTTCCCGCACCGTAAAGGGACTGGCACTTAGCATTCAAGTTGGGCTGCTCGGTTCGATTTCCAGCGTACTTATTGCAGCGATGATGGGATTGATGGCGGCAACGCTTGGGAAGACGGCTGATCGCATTGTTTCCTGGCTTATTGATGTTTTTCTAAGTGTACCTCATCTCGTATTGCTTATATTGATAGCTTTTGTTTGCGGGGGCGGCCTTAAAGGGGTGGCCATTGGCATCATGCTGACGCATTGGCCAAGCCTTGCTCGAGTGATTCGCGCGGAGGCGATGCAGCTCATGTCAGCAGAATATGTGCTAGTTGCGAGGAAGCTCGGAAGATCACGTTTGTCTGTTGCTGCTAGGCACTTAGCACCGCATTTATTTCCGCAATTGTTGGTTGGTTTTCTGCTGTTGTTCCCACATGCTGTGCTGCATGAAGCGGCGATAACCTTCCTAGGCCTTGGCATGTCACCGCATCAGCCCGCAATAGGTATTATACTTTCTGAATCCATGCGTTACTTATCGACGGGAATGTGGTGGCTTGCGGTATTTCCGGGACTCGGATTGTTGCTAACTGTACGCGCGTTTGATAAGCTGGGCAACCATTTGCGGCTGCTCATTGACCCGCGGAATGCTCAGCTATGA
- a CDS encoding ABC transporter ATP-binding protein yields the protein MPLLEVNKLSISFMHYVKGSSQEQVSIIDELDFAINEGEIVAVVGASGSGKSLLAHAIMGILPKNVVMTGSISYGGEVLNEAKLKRYRGKEIALVPQSVSFLNPLMRVGKQLRTREDGAEQLQERRGLFARLQLGAHVERLFPFQLSGGMARKVLVSTAALERTRLIIADEPTPGMHPDDVTEALGHFKQLAEGGCAVLFITHDIESALQIADKVAIFYAGTAVEVASAKDFHGNGEQLRHPYSRALWRALPQNGFEPLAGTQPARSSAISGCLFAERCSLATERCVDSRPAARSLRSGMVRCVHAT from the coding sequence ATGCCGCTGCTGGAGGTGAATAAACTATCCATTTCCTTTATGCACTATGTGAAAGGCAGCTCGCAGGAACAGGTTTCGATTATTGATGAGCTGGATTTCGCGATAAATGAAGGTGAAATCGTAGCCGTCGTTGGAGCGAGCGGATCGGGAAAAAGCTTGCTCGCTCATGCGATTATGGGCATTTTACCTAAAAATGTTGTGATGACCGGAAGCATCTCATACGGCGGAGAAGTGCTGAATGAAGCTAAGCTTAAGCGCTACCGCGGTAAGGAAATTGCCTTAGTACCGCAATCGGTAAGCTTTCTTAATCCGTTAATGCGAGTAGGCAAGCAGCTGCGCACGCGCGAAGATGGCGCTGAGCAGCTTCAGGAACGGAGAGGGTTATTTGCGCGGCTTCAGCTTGGAGCACATGTGGAGAGGCTGTTTCCCTTTCAGCTCTCAGGAGGCATGGCTCGTAAGGTGCTTGTTTCTACGGCAGCGCTGGAGAGAACAAGGCTGATCATCGCAGATGAACCTACGCCAGGCATGCATCCGGATGATGTTACAGAGGCGCTCGGCCACTTCAAGCAGCTCGCTGAAGGCGGCTGTGCCGTGTTGTTTATTACACATGATATTGAATCGGCTCTTCAAATTGCCGATAAGGTCGCTATATTTTATGCGGGAACCGCTGTTGAGGTCGCTTCGGCCAAAGATTTTCACGGAAATGGTGAGCAGCTTAGGCATCCTTACAGCCGCGCCTTGTGGCGTGCGCTTCCTCAAAATGGTTTTGAACCGCTGGCAGGGACGCAGCCTGCAAGGAGTTCTGCGATTTCAGGCTGTCTCTTTGCTGAACGCTGCAGCTTGGCTACAGAACGATGTGTTGACAGCAGGCCGGCGGCACGCAGCCTTCGAAGTGGAATGGTGAGGTGTGTTCATGCGACTTGA
- a CDS encoding ABC transporter permease translates to MLQGVAVFVGKKFIRLIALLASVSIITFALVALSPIDPVQSYIGADVMRVGAEQREQIAAYWGIDRPFAERFIKWASALLQGDMGTSMIYREAVTKVIADRFLHSVLLMAFAWTLSGIIGFAAGVAAAIKKDLWLDRLIKSYCYTLASTPAFWIGLLLMMVFAVWLGWLPVGLGVPAGVLAGSVTAADYIRHMILPGITLSVVGIAPIALHTRQKLIDVMESDYYLFARARGEYGVSLFLRHGLRNIALPAITLQFASFGELFGGAVLAEQVFSYPGLGQATVEAGLRGDVPLLMGLVLCSTIFVFTGNAIAEYFYRMVDPRLRYGKEAQG, encoded by the coding sequence ATGCTACAGGGAGTTGCAGTATTTGTAGGGAAAAAGTTTATACGATTAATTGCGCTGCTTGCATCGGTCAGCATCATTACTTTTGCGCTCGTTGCTTTATCGCCGATTGATCCGGTGCAATCGTATATTGGAGCAGATGTCATGCGTGTCGGTGCAGAGCAAAGGGAGCAGATTGCTGCTTATTGGGGAATTGACCGACCATTCGCTGAACGATTTATAAAATGGGCGTCTGCTCTGCTTCAAGGAGATATGGGCACCTCAATGATATACAGAGAGGCTGTAACGAAGGTGATTGCGGATCGTTTCTTGCACTCGGTACTGCTCATGGCGTTCGCATGGACGCTGTCAGGCATTATTGGATTTGCCGCTGGCGTGGCCGCAGCTATAAAGAAGGATTTATGGTTGGATCGGTTGATCAAAAGCTATTGTTATACGCTGGCTTCGACGCCTGCCTTTTGGATCGGCCTGCTGCTTATGATGGTATTTGCTGTATGGCTCGGCTGGCTGCCAGTAGGGCTCGGTGTTCCTGCTGGGGTATTGGCAGGGAGCGTAACGGCTGCCGATTATATTCGTCATATGATTTTGCCAGGTATTACTCTGAGTGTCGTGGGCATCGCACCGATTGCACTCCATACACGCCAGAAGCTGATTGATGTGATGGAAAGCGATTATTATTTGTTTGCCAGAGCACGAGGTGAATATGGTGTGAGTTTGTTTCTTAGACATGGTCTTCGCAACATTGCATTGCCTGCTATTACGCTGCAGTTTGCTTCATTTGGCGAATTGTTCGGTGGAGCCGTTCTTGCAGAGCAGGTGTTTTCTTATCCGGGACTCGGACAAGCGACGGTAGAAGCGGGTCTTCGCGGTGATGTGCCGCTGCTTATGGGGCTTGTCTTATGCAGTACGATCTTTGTATTCACTGGCAATGCAATAGCTGAATATTTTTACCGTATGGTTGATCCAAGGCTGAGGTACGGGAAGGAGGCGCAAGGATGA
- a CDS encoding ABC transporter substrate-binding protein, with translation MITGCSGVKPADTTAKTDELIVAVGSEPDTGFDPIKGWGRYGSPLFQSTLLKRDDDLNIVKDLAADYHVSEDGKSWTVKLREDVVFSDGKPLTSEDVKFTFDTAASNGAAIDLTNLANVEAGNNEVVFHLKKPQSTFVYYLITTGIVPKHAYSSSYAENPIGSGPFTFVQWDRGQQLIVKANANYYGDKPYFQKLTFLFLNEDGAFAAAKAGSVDLAYIPSTFSKQKVAGMRIEAVKTVDNRGIAFPYVKAGGKTEEGYPIGNDVTADKAIRLAINTVIDRQQLVDGILDGHGSPAYTANDGLPWWNDETKVKDNDAAAAAKILADGGWVDSDGDGIVEKGTLKAQFTLLYPSSDVTRQSLALAAAEMVKAAGIHILVEGKSWDELEKLMHSNAMLLGWGSHDPLEMYNLYSSSFSGVDYYNTGYYSNQTVDQLFEQALDARTEEEALAYWKKAQWDGQTGLSAKGDAPWAWLVNIDHLFLVKDKLNIGKQRIQPHGHGWPVTDNIESWRWEE, from the coding sequence ATCATCACAGGATGCAGCGGCGTGAAGCCGGCAGACACTACTGCCAAAACAGATGAGCTAATTGTTGCGGTAGGATCAGAGCCGGACACCGGTTTTGATCCGATTAAGGGCTGGGGACGGTACGGCTCTCCGCTGTTCCAAAGTACACTGCTTAAACGAGATGATGATTTGAATATTGTGAAGGATTTGGCTGCTGACTATCACGTAAGCGAGGATGGCAAGTCGTGGACGGTCAAGCTGCGGGAGGATGTCGTATTCTCCGACGGAAAGCCGTTAACCTCTGAGGATGTGAAGTTTACATTCGATACAGCTGCCAGCAATGGAGCTGCGATTGATCTCACTAATTTAGCAAACGTAGAAGCAGGAAATAACGAAGTTGTGTTTCATTTAAAGAAACCGCAATCGACATTTGTTTATTATCTTATAACGACCGGTATTGTACCTAAACATGCTTATTCGAGCAGTTATGCGGAAAACCCGATCGGCTCAGGTCCGTTTACATTCGTACAATGGGATCGCGGACAGCAACTAATCGTAAAGGCAAACGCGAACTATTACGGAGACAAGCCGTATTTTCAGAAGCTGACTTTCTTATTTTTAAATGAAGACGGCGCATTCGCGGCGGCAAAGGCTGGAAGCGTTGATCTTGCTTATATACCGTCCACGTTTAGCAAACAAAAGGTTGCTGGCATGCGGATTGAAGCAGTAAAAACAGTAGATAACCGCGGAATAGCATTCCCCTATGTCAAAGCTGGCGGCAAAACGGAAGAAGGTTATCCCATTGGTAATGATGTAACCGCAGATAAAGCAATACGCCTGGCTATCAATACAGTAATCGATCGTCAGCAGCTGGTCGATGGCATTTTGGACGGACATGGCTCACCTGCCTATACAGCGAATGATGGTCTTCCATGGTGGAATGATGAGACGAAGGTCAAGGATAATGATGCTGCTGCAGCCGCAAAAATATTAGCGGATGGAGGCTGGGTGGACAGCGATGGTGATGGTATCGTCGAAAAAGGGACGTTAAAAGCACAGTTTACACTTCTGTATCCTTCAAGTGACGTTACACGGCAATCGTTAGCGCTGGCTGCGGCGGAAATGGTGAAAGCTGCCGGCATTCACATTTTAGTTGAAGGTAAAAGCTGGGACGAGCTTGAGAAGCTGATGCATTCAAATGCTATGCTGCTAGGCTGGGGAAGTCATGACCCGCTCGAAATGTACAATCTATACAGCAGCTCATTTAGTGGGGTTGACTATTACAATACGGGTTATTACAGCAATCAGACCGTGGATCAGCTGTTTGAACAAGCATTGGACGCACGTACGGAGGAAGAAGCACTGGCTTATTGGAAAAAAGCGCAATGGGATGGACAAACGGGACTCAGTGCAAAAGGCGATGCTCCATGGGCATGGCTCGTAAATATTGATCATTTGTTTCTCGTGAAGGACAAGCTTAATATCGGAAAGCAGCGTATTCAGCCGCATGGTCACGGATGGCCTGTAACGGACAATATTGAGAGCTGGCGCTGGGAAGAGTAA